A region from the Lysobacter sp. BMK333-48F3 genome encodes:
- a CDS encoding sterol desaturase family protein encodes MLAVVTYAGAGLILDWDPGPASFGFVFATIFYLAILEFIIPYQRAWQPSGREWGLYAVYFVLTVSAGAFAQLPVAAAVAALSPLDPALPLWAEIPLALLLSSLASYAIHRAGHDIPLLWRLHGVHHVPDKVNVANNGVNHVFDVVLSQFAVQLPLALAGFSAPSLYAVGIFVIAQGYFVHANIDVRLGWLNQLLASPELHRMHHSCDRSEAGHFGSDLSIWDRLFGSYTWRPDRRPRGIGLFDPGSFPRTGAVFSTLIHPLRPRTKRAP; translated from the coding sequence ATGCTGGCGGTAGTTACTTATGCCGGCGCCGGCCTGATTCTGGATTGGGATCCGGGTCCGGCCAGTTTCGGCTTCGTGTTCGCCACTATTTTCTATCTGGCGATTCTCGAATTTATTATTCCGTACCAGCGCGCATGGCAGCCCAGCGGACGCGAATGGGGCCTGTACGCGGTCTATTTCGTGCTCACCGTGAGCGCCGGCGCGTTCGCTCAGCTGCCGGTCGCGGCGGCGGTGGCGGCGCTGTCGCCGCTGGATCCGGCGCTGCCGCTGTGGGCCGAGATCCCGCTCGCGCTGTTGCTCAGCTCGCTGGCCAGCTACGCGATCCATCGCGCCGGCCACGACATCCCGCTGCTGTGGCGCCTTCACGGCGTGCATCACGTGCCGGACAAGGTCAACGTCGCCAACAACGGCGTCAACCACGTGTTCGACGTGGTGCTGTCGCAGTTCGCGGTGCAGCTGCCGCTGGCCCTGGCCGGCTTCTCGGCGCCGTCGCTGTACGCGGTCGGCATCTTCGTCATCGCCCAGGGCTACTTCGTCCACGCCAACATCGACGTGCGCCTGGGCTGGCTCAACCAGTTGCTCGCCAGTCCCGAGCTGCACCGCATGCACCACAGCTGCGACCGCAGCGAAGCCGGTCATTTCGGCTCCGACCTGTCGATCTGGGACCGGCTGTTCGGCAGCTACACCTGGCGGCCGGATCGGCGGCCGCGCGGGATCGGCCTGTTCGATCCCGGCTCGTTTCCGCGCACCGGCGCGGTGTTCTCGACCCTGATCCATCCGCTGCGGCCGCGCACCAAGCGCGCGCCCTGA
- the rocF gene encoding arginase: MSRTATPVSLIGAPTDVGAGARGARLGPEALRIAGLTEALRGLGLDVADRGNLDGPPNPWSSPVGGYRHLDEVVAWNRNVMDAVAAELREDRVPILLGGDHCLGLGSITAVARHCRERRKKLRVLWLDAHADFNTHEITPTGNMHGMPVACLIGMGPPCLTRLGGEAPAMQVGEMRQIGTRSVDPGEKQLIKQLGLPVYDMRRIGDIGIKRVMEEALDGIDADTHLHVSFDVDFLDPSIAPGVGTVVAGGPNYREAQLAMEMIAESGCIGSLDIVELNPILDRDNHTALIAIDLVESLFGKSTLARA; the protein is encoded by the coding sequence ATGAGTCGCACTGCCACGCCGGTCAGTCTGATCGGCGCGCCCACCGACGTCGGCGCCGGCGCGCGCGGCGCGCGCCTGGGACCGGAAGCCCTGCGCATCGCCGGACTGACCGAGGCCCTGCGCGGCCTCGGCCTGGACGTCGCCGACCGCGGCAACCTCGACGGCCCGCCCAACCCCTGGTCGTCGCCGGTCGGCGGCTACCGCCATCTCGACGAGGTGGTGGCCTGGAACCGCAACGTGATGGACGCGGTCGCCGCCGAACTGCGCGAGGATCGGGTGCCGATCCTGCTCGGCGGCGATCACTGCCTCGGCCTGGGCTCGATCACCGCGGTCGCCCGCCATTGCCGCGAGCGGCGCAAGAAGCTGCGCGTGCTGTGGCTGGACGCGCACGCCGACTTCAACACCCACGAGATCACCCCGACCGGCAACATGCACGGCATGCCGGTGGCCTGCCTGATCGGCATGGGGCCGCCGTGCCTGACCCGGCTCGGCGGCGAAGCGCCGGCGATGCAGGTCGGCGAGATGCGCCAGATCGGCACGCGCTCGGTCGACCCCGGCGAGAAGCAGCTGATCAAGCAGCTCGGCCTGCCGGTGTACGACATGCGCCGGATCGGCGACATCGGCATCAAGCGGGTGATGGAGGAGGCGCTGGACGGCATCGACGCCGACACCCATCTGCACGTCAGCTTCGACGTCGACTTCCTCGACCCCAGCATCGCCCCCGGCGTCGGCACCGTGGTCGCCGGCGGGCCGAACTACCGCGAGGCGCAACTGGCGATGGAGATGATCGCCGAGAGCGGCTGTATCGGCTCGCTGGATATCGTCGAGCTCAACCCGATCCTGGACCGCGACAACCACACCGCCCTGATCGCGATCGATCTGGTCGAGAGCCTGTTCGGCAAGTCGACGTTGGCGAGGGCTTGA
- a CDS encoding ferredoxin--NADP reductase: MQLATERVIEVKHWNDSLFSFRTTRDPGFRFDSGHFVMVGLEVEGRPLMRAYSIASAHYEDHLEFFSIKVPDGPLTSRLQHINNGDSILVSRRPTGTLVLNDLNPGKRLYLLGTGTGLAPFLSIVRDPATYERFETVVLAHGVRHVSDLAYADFLERELPAHEFLGEAVRRQLKYYPSVTREPFRNRGRITDAIADGLMAQTLGLPPLNPAEDRVMLCGSPQMLDDTSTLLEGRGFKPSPRTREPGDFVIERAFVEK, from the coding sequence ATGCAGTTGGCGACAGAGCGCGTTATCGAGGTCAAGCACTGGAACGACAGCCTTTTCAGCTTCCGCACCACCCGCGACCCCGGCTTCCGCTTCGACAGCGGCCACTTCGTCATGGTCGGCCTGGAGGTCGAGGGCCGGCCGCTGATGCGCGCCTACTCGATCGCCAGCGCGCACTACGAAGACCATCTGGAGTTCTTCAGCATCAAGGTGCCCGACGGTCCCTTGACCTCGCGCCTGCAACACATCAACAACGGCGATTCGATCCTGGTCAGCCGTCGGCCCACCGGCACCTTGGTGCTCAACGACCTCAACCCGGGCAAGCGCCTGTACCTGCTCGGCACCGGCACCGGCCTGGCGCCGTTCCTGAGCATCGTCCGCGACCCGGCCACCTACGAGCGCTTCGAGACCGTAGTGCTGGCGCACGGCGTGCGCCACGTCAGCGACCTGGCCTACGCCGATTTCCTCGAGCGGGAACTGCCGGCGCACGAGTTCCTCGGCGAGGCGGTGCGCCGCCAGCTCAAGTACTACCCCAGCGTGACCCGCGAGCCGTTCCGCAACCGCGGCCGGATCACCGACGCGATCGCCGACGGCCTGATGGCGCAGACCCTGGGGTTGCCGCCGCTGAACCCGGCCGAAGACCGGGTGATGCTGTGCGGCAGTCCGCAGATGCTCGACGACACCTCGACCCTGCTGGAAGGGCGCGGTTTCAAGCCTTCGCCGCGGACCCGCGAGCCGGGCGACTTCGTGATCGAGCGCGCCTTCGTGGAGAAGTGA
- a CDS encoding TonB-dependent receptor, which yields MAIALSMAAFAANVQAQQAPAAAEDTEAKTLAGLTVTAQKREEAMQDVPIAITALPEQLIQDSGVRDIKDAQMLVPGLTVTSTQSEVQTVARIRGIGTVGDNAGLESSVGVVVDGVYRPRNGVGFGDLGEIERIEVLKGPQGTVFGKNTSAGVISVITRRPSYDTTLEGELTIGNYGALGAAASFNTAIGENAAFRIYGAKRKRDGFTDVEIGRGPRREREDGDQNFHTVRAQLLLEPTENLDINLIADYTSREENCCVGLTTVRGPTAAIINALVGGVGVAPVADPFARVAWSNRPTTQDIKDKGVSAQVDWITPWFGGATLTSITASRDWQAINGLDFDFTAADMIYRNPDSDESFTGFKQFSQEFRLTGATDKLDWMVGLFYSDEDLKRHDSYSLGAHYEPYLSTAVLSQIAARFPAGVVNTANAATFLSQASGRPFGSNFGGLGALDRYDQNSKSVALFTNNTWHATDALDITLGLRYTKENKELDSVYSNPNGGLGCGAAMANPARVGAALAARGVPAAARAALVPQVIGFMCLPWANTLHNGRTTNQERDEKEWSGTLKAAYRWNEHVMGYASAARGYKAGGFNLDRVQSSNGLSSGTAGIAPVNDTSFPGEFVDSYELGAKTTWAGGNLLLNATLFHQTYSDFQLNSFLGTSFVVRSIPEVVSQGIDTEILWQTGLKGLMLQGGLMYADTRYGDDPLPDADLAKLPGSRASFAPLWSASASATYQWDFGPDLVGRAHLGAKFSSDYNTGSDLDPEKGQDAYTVVNARLGIGAKNRRWMVEAWAINLTDEEYKQVGFDAPLQTGSWNAFLGAPRTYGVTLRVMY from the coding sequence TTGGCCATCGCCTTGAGCATGGCCGCGTTCGCCGCGAACGTGCAGGCGCAACAGGCGCCGGCCGCCGCGGAGGATACCGAGGCCAAGACCCTGGCCGGACTGACCGTCACCGCGCAGAAGCGCGAGGAGGCGATGCAGGACGTACCGATCGCGATCACCGCCCTGCCGGAACAGCTGATCCAGGACAGCGGCGTGCGCGACATCAAGGATGCGCAGATGCTGGTGCCGGGCCTGACCGTGACCAGCACCCAGAGCGAGGTGCAGACGGTGGCGCGCATCCGCGGCATCGGTACGGTCGGCGACAACGCCGGCCTGGAGTCCTCGGTCGGGGTGGTCGTCGACGGCGTGTACCGGCCGCGCAACGGCGTCGGCTTCGGCGACCTCGGCGAGATCGAGCGGATCGAGGTGCTGAAGGGCCCGCAGGGCACGGTGTTCGGCAAGAACACCTCGGCCGGTGTGATCAGCGTCATCACCCGTCGGCCCAGCTACGACACCACGCTGGAAGGCGAGCTGACCATCGGCAACTACGGCGCGCTCGGCGCCGCCGCCTCGTTCAATACCGCGATCGGCGAAAACGCCGCATTCCGCATCTACGGCGCCAAGCGCAAGCGCGACGGCTTCACCGACGTCGAGATCGGCCGCGGCCCGCGACGCGAGCGCGAAGACGGCGACCAGAACTTCCACACCGTCCGCGCCCAGTTGCTGCTCGAGCCGACCGAGAACCTGGACATCAACCTGATCGCCGACTACACCAGTCGCGAGGAGAACTGCTGCGTCGGCCTGACCACGGTGCGCGGCCCGACCGCGGCGATCATCAACGCCCTGGTCGGCGGCGTCGGCGTGGCGCCGGTGGCCGACCCGTTCGCGCGGGTGGCCTGGAGCAACCGGCCGACCACCCAGGACATCAAGGACAAGGGCGTGTCGGCCCAGGTCGACTGGATCACGCCCTGGTTCGGCGGCGCGACCCTGACCTCGATCACCGCCTCGCGCGACTGGCAGGCGATCAACGGCCTGGACTTCGATTTCACCGCGGCCGACATGATCTACCGCAACCCCGACTCGGACGAGTCCTTCACCGGCTTCAAGCAGTTCAGCCAGGAGTTCCGCCTGACCGGCGCCACCGACAAGCTGGACTGGATGGTCGGCCTATTCTATTCCGACGAAGACCTCAAGCGCCACGACTCCTACAGCCTGGGCGCGCACTACGAGCCTTACCTGTCGACCGCGGTGCTGAGCCAGATCGCCGCGCGCTTCCCGGCCGGGGTGGTCAACACCGCCAACGCCGCGACCTTCCTGTCGCAGGCCAGCGGGCGGCCGTTCGGCAGCAACTTCGGCGGCCTGGGCGCGCTCGATCGCTACGACCAGAACAGCAAGAGCGTGGCCTTGTTCACCAACAACACCTGGCACGCGACCGACGCGCTGGATATCACCTTGGGCCTGCGCTACACCAAGGAGAACAAGGAACTGGACTCGGTCTACAGCAATCCCAACGGCGGCCTCGGCTGCGGCGCGGCGATGGCCAACCCGGCCCGGGTCGGCGCGGCCCTGGCCGCGCGCGGCGTGCCCGCGGCGGCGCGCGCGGCGCTGGTCCCGCAAGTGATCGGCTTCATGTGCCTGCCCTGGGCCAACACCTTGCACAACGGCCGCACCACCAACCAGGAGCGCGACGAGAAGGAATGGTCGGGCACGCTCAAGGCGGCCTACCGCTGGAACGAGCACGTCATGGGCTACGCCTCGGCCGCGCGCGGCTACAAGGCCGGCGGCTTCAACCTGGACCGGGTGCAGTCTTCCAACGGCCTGTCCTCGGGCACCGCCGGCATCGCTCCGGTCAACGACACCTCGTTCCCGGGCGAGTTCGTCGACAGCTACGAGCTCGGCGCCAAGACCACCTGGGCCGGCGGCAACCTGCTGCTCAACGCGACCTTGTTCCACCAGACCTACAGCGACTTCCAGCTCAACAGCTTCCTCGGCACCAGCTTCGTGGTGCGCTCGATTCCGGAAGTGGTGTCGCAGGGCATCGACACCGAGATCCTGTGGCAGACCGGGCTCAAGGGGCTGATGCTGCAGGGCGGGTTGATGTACGCCGACACCCGCTACGGCGACGACCCGCTGCCCGACGCCGACCTGGCCAAGTTGCCCGGCTCGCGCGCCAGCTTCGCGCCGCTGTGGTCGGCCTCGGCCTCGGCGACCTACCAGTGGGACTTCGGCCCCGACCTGGTCGGCCGCGCCCACCTCGGCGCCAAGTTCTCCTCTGACTACAACACCGGTTCCGACCTCGATCCGGAAAAGGGCCAGGACGCCTACACCGTGGTCAACGCCCGGCTCGGCATCGGCGCCAAGAACCGGCGCTGGATGGTCGAGGCCTGGGCGATCAACCTGACCGACGAGGAATACAAGCAGGTCGGTTTCGACGCGCCGCTGCAGACCGGCTCCTGGAACGCTTTCCTCGGCGCCCCGCGCACCTATGGCGTCACCCTGCGGGTCATGTACTGA